One Beggiatoa leptomitoformis DNA segment encodes these proteins:
- a CDS encoding SpoIIE family protein phosphatase, with translation MHVSLKFSLHVFFLLIIAVFLFVFLRVASSVNAEQHQFYRFQLNQFKTTHAQLNQMIIEYRYELLAFRDNFDKELAILQQLHAELTHIPAFIDAVNQSVMTESLAQQVNLLMNKQAIIIDFRAQSKQLKTALNYLEVLNSQMAGASFQQNEWFLEFTLNELLSKIALFNTAKDAELAQNLHAVVENATAFKTDYEKSSNSKLMEEVIDNVNIILQAKPHVDQLTTNLLTLPLLANLEKIESIYDNGYQAALSQANTYRVTAYLLSLCLLAWVAWLFIHHLYKIRNALKRANAEISHLNTKLEKENVRLSAELDITRQLQQMILPKAHELAAIEDLDIAGFMQPAEEVGGDYYDVIQHHNRIKIGIGDVTGHGLESGVLMLMVQTAVHTLLVHNEKDPVKFLGTLNKTIYSNVQRMNCDKNLSLSIIDYYDGQLYLSGQHEDVIIIRAGGKIERISTVDLGFPIGLSEDITDFIAQTQITLNPNDIIVLYTDGITEAMNSQKKQYGIKRLCEVASHFWECSAEIIRQNIIKDVEKHLGGLKQMDDITLIIMKKRDLLVSYESMCGVGELV, from the coding sequence ATGCACGTTTCCCTCAAATTTAGTTTACATGTGTTTTTTCTGCTAATTATTGCTGTTTTTCTTTTTGTTTTTCTGCGGGTTGCTAGCTCGGTAAATGCTGAACAACATCAATTTTATCGATTTCAGCTTAATCAATTTAAAACCACTCACGCACAACTCAATCAAATGATTATCGAATACCGTTACGAATTATTAGCCTTTCGTGACAATTTTGATAAAGAATTAGCCATTTTACAGCAATTACATGCTGAATTAACCCATATTCCTGCTTTTATTGATGCCGTTAATCAATCTGTAATGACTGAGTCTTTAGCCCAACAGGTTAATTTACTCATGAATAAACAAGCCATTATTATTGATTTTCGAGCGCAAAGTAAGCAGTTAAAAACGGCATTAAATTATTTAGAAGTGTTAAATTCTCAAATGGCGGGGGCAAGTTTTCAGCAAAATGAATGGTTTTTAGAATTTACCTTAAATGAGTTGTTATCTAAAATTGCGTTATTCAATACGGCAAAAGATGCGGAATTAGCGCAAAATTTACATGCCGTGGTGGAAAATGCAACGGCTTTTAAAACGGATTATGAAAAGTCCAGTAATAGTAAGTTAATGGAAGAGGTTATTGATAATGTTAATATTATCTTGCAAGCTAAGCCACATGTTGACCAGTTGACGACAAACTTGTTGACTTTACCGTTGTTAGCAAATTTGGAAAAGATAGAGAGTATTTATGATAATGGGTATCAAGCAGCGTTAAGCCAAGCAAATACTTATCGTGTAACGGCTTATTTACTCTCTTTGTGCTTGTTAGCATGGGTTGCGTGGTTATTTATTCATCATCTGTATAAAATCAGAAATGCGTTAAAACGCGCAAATGCAGAAATTAGCCATTTAAATACGAAATTAGAAAAGGAAAATGTTCGTTTAAGTGCAGAATTGGATATTACACGTCAATTGCAACAGATGATTTTACCTAAAGCGCATGAGTTAGCCGCGATTGAAGATTTAGATATTGCAGGGTTTATGCAACCTGCGGAAGAAGTAGGTGGTGATTATTATGATGTTATTCAGCATCATAATCGAATAAAAATCGGTATTGGTGATGTAACAGGGCATGGGTTAGAAAGTGGGGTGTTAATGTTAATGGTGCAAACGGCGGTACATACGCTGTTAGTGCATAATGAAAAAGACCCCGTTAAATTTTTAGGAACATTAAATAAAACCATTTATAGCAATGTTCAGCGGATGAATTGTGATAAAAATTTATCTTTATCTATTATTGATTATTATGATGGACAATTGTATTTAAGTGGACAACATGAAGATGTGATTATTATTCGTGCAGGTGGCAAAATTGAGCGGATTAGTACTGTAGATTTAGGCTTTCCTATTGGTTTGAGTGAAGATATTACGGATTTTATCGCCCAAACGCAAATTACGTTAAACCCGAATGATATTATCGTACTTTATACAGATGGAATTACAGAGGCAATGAATTCACAGAAAAAACAGTATGGTATTAAACGATTATGTGAAGTTGCCAGCCATTTTTGGGAATGTTCAGCAGAAATCATTCGGCAGAATATTATTAAAGATGTAGAAAAACATTTAGGGGGGTTAAAACAGATGGATGATATTACACTAATTATTATGAAAAAAAGGGATTTATTAGTGTCGTATGAGTCAATGTGTGGCGTTGGAGAATTGGTTTAG
- a CDS encoding extracellular solute-binding protein: MKIQIVAILVGLLSSIQPIHASDAIIVYSARMAHLIKPLFDAYTKKTGVSIKFISAKEEELLERLVIEGENTPADLLLTVDVGNLWLATEKQVLRPIDSATLEKNIPAHLRDPEKRWFGLSVRARPIMYNTEKIKPEELKDYADLANPKWQGKLCLRTAKKVYNQSLVAMFIARDGVEKTRAVLMGWVNNLALPVLSSDTQVIESIANGQCEVGIANTYYLGRLQHDNPNLPVAIHWHDGVHINISGAGVTKYAKHPDLAIQLLEWLSSMEAQDQFAELNFEYPANPQVKLSAIVEKWGSFTADTLHVSEAGRLQLEATHLMEQVGYR, encoded by the coding sequence ATGAAAATACAAATAGTAGCGATTTTAGTGGGCTTGTTATCGAGCATACAGCCTATTCACGCCAGTGATGCAATTATTGTCTATTCTGCACGGATGGCGCATCTGATTAAACCTTTATTTGATGCTTATACGAAAAAAACAGGGGTTTCCATCAAATTTATTAGCGCGAAAGAAGAAGAACTGCTTGAACGTTTGGTAATTGAAGGAGAAAACACCCCAGCCGATTTATTATTAACGGTAGATGTGGGCAATTTATGGCTGGCAACGGAAAAGCAGGTATTGCGTCCAATAGATTCTGCTACGTTGGAAAAAAATATTCCTGCTCATTTGCGCGACCCTGAAAAGCGTTGGTTTGGGTTATCTGTGCGCGCACGTCCGATTATGTATAACACAGAAAAAATTAAACCAGAAGAATTAAAAGATTATGCAGATTTAGCTAACCCAAAATGGCAAGGTAAATTGTGTTTACGGACAGCAAAAAAAGTTTATAACCAGTCTTTAGTCGCAATGTTCATTGCGCGTGATGGCGTGGAAAAAACTAGAGCTGTATTAATGGGATGGGTAAATAATCTTGCGTTACCCGTACTCTCTAGCGATACACAGGTTATTGAATCTATTGCCAATGGACAATGTGAGGTTGGCATTGCAAATACTTATTATTTAGGGCGTTTACAACACGATAATCCAAATTTACCCGTTGCTATTCATTGGCATGATGGTGTACACATCAATATTTCTGGCGCAGGCGTAACGAAATATGCGAAACATCCTGACTTAGCAATACAATTGCTTGAATGGTTATCAAGCATGGAAGCACAAGACCAATTTGCTGAATTAAACTTTGAATATCCTGCTAATCCACAGGTTAAATTATCGGCGATTGTAGAAAAATGGGGGAGTTTTACCGCTGATACTTTACATGTTTCTGAAGCAGGGCGTTTGCAACTAGAAGCAACCCATTTAATGGAGCAAGTGGGTTATCGATGA